In one window of Desulfurobacteriaceae bacterium DNA:
- a CDS encoding YraN family protein, which translates to MKGKWGEEVASQHLLAKGYDIIRRNFRSSYGEIDIIAFEKSTKTLIFVEVRLRKKGSLVTPLESIDWKKQERLKKTAEIFLTKFNLDYDFIRFDVIGITYRGRESFDIEHIKDAF; encoded by the coding sequence TTGAAAGGAAAATGGGGGGAGGAAGTAGCTTCCCAGCATCTACTTGCGAAAGGTTACGATATTATCAGGAGAAATTTCAGGAGCTCTTACGGAGAAATTGATATTATTGCCTTTGAAAAATCAACAAAAACGCTTATCTTTGTAGAAGTACGTCTAAGGAAGAAAGGTTCTTTAGTTACTCCTCTAGAGTCCATTGATTGGAAAAAGCAGGAAAGACTAAAGAAAACAGCAGAAATCTTCCTGACAAAGTTTAACCTTGACTATGATTTTATTAGGTTTGACGTTATAGGAATAACTTACAGAGGGAGAGAATCCTTTGATATAGAACATATAAAAGATGCTTTCTAG
- a CDS encoding ribonucleotide-diphosphate reductase subunit beta produces the protein MKPRPIFNPNGDDDPAKRGILFGDTTNIFNLNDIKYEWATKLYRAMMANFWIPETVDLTQDVQDYKELTDDERQAYDEILSFLVFLDSIQTTNIPNIAAYVKAPEITIDLSIHAYQEAIHSQSYGYTIESVVPKEHREAVYYWWKKDPILFERNKYIADIYQKFLEEPTMENYGEVLVGNYLLEGLYFYNGFMFFYNLASRNLMQGTADIIRYINRDELTHVILFEHFMKDLTDENFKKYLPKDKIYEMFRIAVDQEQRFSKKVIGNKILGMNEQSIEDYTYYIANKRLKALGLEPIFPDRPNPYEHLERIADTGGEGNVKANFFEATVTSYNQASAVEGWDEI, from the coding sequence ATGAAACCAAGACCTATCTTTAATCCAAACGGTGACGACGATCCAGCAAAAAGAGGAATTCTTTTTGGAGATACCACAAACATCTTTAACCTCAACGATATAAAGTACGAATGGGCTACAAAGCTTTATAGAGCGATGATGGCAAACTTTTGGATTCCTGAAACCGTTGACCTTACCCAAGACGTTCAGGACTACAAGGAACTTACCGACGATGAAAGACAGGCTTACGATGAAATTCTTTCCTTTTTAGTCTTTCTTGACTCAATTCAAACAACGAACATTCCAAACATTGCAGCATATGTTAAGGCACCTGAAATAACGATAGACCTCTCTATTCACGCTTATCAAGAAGCTATACATTCGCAAAGCTACGGATATACAATTGAATCTGTTGTTCCCAAAGAACACAGAGAAGCTGTTTACTATTGGTGGAAAAAAGATCCAATCCTTTTTGAGAGAAACAAGTACATTGCAGACATCTATCAGAAGTTTTTAGAAGAACCAACTATGGAAAACTATGGAGAAGTCTTAGTTGGAAATTACCTTCTTGAAGGTCTTTACTTTTACAACGGATTTATGTTCTTCTACAACTTAGCCTCAAGAAACTTAATGCAGGGAACTGCAGACATAATTCGCTACATTAACAGAGACGAACTTACACACGTTATTCTTTTTGAACACTTTATGAAAGATCTAACTGACGAAAACTTTAAAAAGTACTTACCAAAAGACAAGATTTATGAAATGTTCAGGATAGCTGTTGATCAGGAACAAAGATTCAGCAAGAAAGTGATTGGGAACAAAATCTTAGGAATGAATGAACAATCTATAGAGGACTATACTTACTACATTGCCAACAAAAGGCTTAAAGCCCTTGGACTGGAACCTATATTCCCTGATAGACCTAATCCGTATGAACACTTAGAGAGGATTGCCGATACAGGTGGAGAAGGAAACGTAAAGGCTAACTTCTTTGAAGCCACAGTTACTTCTTACAATCAAGCAAGTGCTGTTGAAGGATGGGATGAGATTTAA
- a CDS encoding ribonuclease HII produces the protein MDDKEVILSFEKSLWEKGFKFVAGIDEAGRGPLAGPVVAAAVVFPQNINPFLFKDSKKLTEKKRERLFYEIFEKAVSVGVGFADSTEIDKLNILNATKLAVKRAISSLSVEPEFLITDALKLEEFKENSLALVKGDEKSFSCACASVVAKVVRDFIMKDLAKFFPEYGFEKHKGYPTKHHVEMIKKWGVSPVHRRSFGKVERKMGGGSSFPASTCERLRYYQEKFQELLRRN, from the coding sequence GTGGATGACAAAGAAGTAATACTTTCCTTTGAAAAGAGTCTATGGGAAAAAGGTTTTAAATTTGTTGCTGGAATAGATGAAGCGGGAAGAGGGCCGTTAGCTGGACCGGTTGTTGCTGCTGCTGTTGTCTTCCCGCAAAACATTAACCCCTTTTTATTTAAAGACTCGAAAAAGTTAACAGAAAAAAAGAGGGAAAGACTTTTTTATGAAATCTTTGAAAAAGCTGTTTCCGTTGGCGTAGGTTTTGCTGATTCTACGGAAATAGATAAGTTAAACATTCTTAACGCTACAAAGCTAGCTGTAAAGAGAGCCATATCCTCCCTTTCGGTAGAACCAGAGTTTCTTATAACTGATGCTCTTAAGTTGGAGGAGTTTAAAGAAAATTCTCTAGCACTTGTTAAAGGCGATGAGAAAAGTTTTTCTTGTGCTTGTGCAAGTGTTGTAGCTAAGGTTGTTAGAGATTTCATTATGAAAGACTTGGCAAAATTCTTTCCAGAGTACGGCTTTGAAAAACACAAAGGTTATCCAACAAAACATCACGTAGAAATGATAAAAAAGTGGGGAGTTTCTCCTGTTCATAGGAGGAGTTTTGGAAAAGTTGAAAGGAAAATGGGGGGAGGAAGTAGCTTCCCAGCATCTACTTGCGAAAGGTTACGATATTATCAGGAGAAATTTCAGGAGCTCTTACGGAGAAATTGA
- the infB gene encoding translation initiation factor IF-2 produces MLAKVRVYQLAKELGMSPKELLNKLREELDMQIKSTQSGLDEKQVMLVKEFIKPVKVEPQPKKEEAEVLPIEEKEVKKEGVVVSKEPEKTESMKESTFEEVKKEEEKVEKEQKFEDKGKESEEQKVQQVEEKRDRGQRPRRKSEVRILSPEELARRRRRRRKPFRKREEGERKFPSRKERPERIGKAKREDREKQKVAEEKVTREQLEKLVSSTKDSRDKEKPKTAEDLVAERKKEQKELEDQKRFEGLMRKIEEKNRAKRKKRKKKKKEEVKEEIPFEELSEEEQLQRLIEEEERAKTVVIPEVISVREFAEKLGVDPTQLLQDLIALGKFVAINQPIDFETAGKVAEKYGKVVKLEGAEEEETLFEKELEETPDREEDLKPRPPIITVMGHVDHGKTTLLDYIRNTNVAEREAGGITQHIGASVVEVDTSEGKKKLVFLDTPGHEAFTAMRARGAQVTDIAVLVVAADDGVMPQTIEAINHAKAAGVPIIVAINKIDKPGSNPERVKQELTQYGLIPEDWGGDTIMVPVSAKTGQGVDELLEMIALQAELMELKANPDKKARGVVLEAKLDKKRGPVATFLVQSGTLRVGDAVVVGLHAGKIRAMFDDKGNPIKEAGPSTPVEVLGLDGVPLAGDKFVVVKDEKTARKIAEKRQELARESALEKEKKVSLEELFAQVQQGDIKELKVVLKADAQGSIEAIRKSLEDLSTDEVKVKIIHAGVGPITENDVMLAAASNAIVIGFNVRPDSAARKAAEQEKIDVRTYRVIYDIVDEIKKAMQGLLAPEEKEVYLGSAEVRATFKIKGVGTVAGCYVKDGVIRRNANVRLVRDGVVIYEGKIASLKRFKDDVREVQAGYECGIGLENFNDIKVGDVIECYTIEEVAREL; encoded by the coding sequence ATTTTGGCTAAGGTAAGAGTTTACCAGCTTGCAAAAGAGCTCGGTATGTCTCCAAAAGAGCTTTTGAATAAGCTTCGTGAAGAACTTGATATGCAAATTAAAAGTACTCAATCGGGACTTGATGAAAAACAGGTAATGCTTGTTAAGGAATTTATTAAACCTGTAAAAGTAGAACCTCAACCTAAGAAGGAAGAAGCAGAAGTCTTGCCTATTGAGGAGAAAGAAGTTAAGAAAGAAGGAGTGGTAGTATCCAAAGAACCTGAAAAAACTGAATCTATGAAAGAATCTACCTTTGAAGAAGTGAAAAAAGAGGAAGAAAAAGTCGAGAAAGAACAAAAGTTTGAGGATAAAGGAAAGGAATCTGAAGAACAGAAAGTGCAGCAAGTAGAAGAAAAGAGAGATAGAGGACAAAGACCGAGGAGAAAATCTGAAGTTAGGATTCTTTCCCCTGAAGAACTTGCAAGAAGACGCCGTAGAAGGAGAAAGCCTTTTAGAAAACGTGAGGAAGGGGAAAGGAAGTTTCCTTCTAGGAAGGAAAGACCTGAAAGGATTGGAAAGGCAAAAAGAGAGGATAGAGAGAAACAGAAAGTAGCAGAGGAAAAGGTTACAAGAGAACAGCTTGAAAAACTTGTTTCTTCTACTAAGGACAGTAGAGATAAGGAAAAGCCTAAAACTGCTGAGGATCTTGTAGCTGAAAGAAAGAAAGAACAGAAGGAATTGGAAGATCAAAAAAGATTTGAAGGGCTTATGAGAAAAATTGAGGAAAAGAACAGAGCTAAAAGAAAGAAACGGAAGAAGAAGAAAAAAGAAGAGGTTAAGGAAGAAATTCCCTTCGAAGAACTTTCTGAAGAGGAACAGCTTCAAAGACTTATTGAAGAGGAAGAAAGAGCAAAAACAGTTGTTATTCCTGAGGTTATTTCTGTTAGAGAGTTTGCCGAAAAACTAGGAGTTGATCCTACGCAACTTCTACAAGACTTGATAGCTCTTGGAAAGTTTGTAGCTATAAATCAGCCTATAGATTTTGAAACCGCAGGTAAGGTTGCAGAAAAGTACGGCAAAGTGGTTAAGCTTGAAGGAGCAGAAGAAGAAGAGACACTCTTTGAGAAAGAGTTGGAGGAAACTCCTGATAGAGAGGAGGATCTAAAACCAAGGCCTCCGATTATTACCGTAATGGGACACGTTGACCACGGGAAAACTACACTTCTTGACTACATAAGAAATACAAACGTTGCTGAAAGGGAAGCAGGAGGAATTACACAACATATTGGTGCTTCCGTTGTTGAAGTTGATACAAGCGAAGGAAAGAAAAAGCTTGTTTTCCTTGATACTCCTGGACACGAAGCTTTCACAGCTATGAGAGCCCGTGGAGCACAGGTTACCGATATTGCCGTTCTTGTTGTTGCTGCAGATGACGGAGTTATGCCTCAAACTATAGAGGCTATAAACCACGCCAAGGCCGCAGGTGTTCCAATAATCGTTGCAATTAACAAGATAGATAAACCAGGATCAAATCCTGAGAGAGTTAAACAAGAACTTACTCAATATGGGCTTATCCCTGAAGATTGGGGTGGTGACACCATAATGGTTCCTGTTTCTGCAAAGACTGGACAAGGAGTTGATGAACTTCTTGAAATGATCGCCCTTCAAGCTGAACTTATGGAGCTTAAGGCAAATCCTGATAAAAAAGCCCGTGGAGTTGTCTTAGAAGCAAAACTTGATAAGAAACGTGGGCCAGTTGCTACATTCTTGGTTCAATCAGGAACTTTAAGAGTTGGTGATGCAGTCGTCGTAGGTCTCCATGCTGGAAAGATAAGGGCAATGTTTGATGACAAAGGTAATCCTATTAAGGAAGCTGGACCTTCTACTCCTGTAGAAGTTCTTGGGCTTGATGGTGTGCCACTTGCAGGAGATAAGTTTGTAGTCGTTAAGGATGAAAAAACTGCAAGAAAAATCGCTGAGAAAAGACAAGAACTTGCAAGAGAATCTGCCCTTGAGAAAGAAAAGAAAGTATCTCTTGAGGAACTATTTGCTCAAGTTCAGCAGGGGGATATTAAGGAACTTAAGGTTGTCCTTAAAGCAGACGCTCAAGGTTCCATAGAAGCTATTAGGAAATCTTTAGAAGATCTATCTACAGATGAGGTTAAGGTTAAGATTATTCATGCCGGTGTTGGACCAATTACCGAAAACGACGTAATGCTTGCAGCAGCTTCAAATGCCATCGTTATAGGTTTCAACGTAAGACCCGATTCTGCCGCAAGGAAAGCTGCAGAACAAGAAAAAATCGATGTTAGAACTTACAGAGTTATCTACGATATTGTTGATGAAATTAAGAAGGCTATGCAGGGTCTTCTTGCTCCAGAAGAGAAAGAAGTTTACCTTGGTTCTGCTGAGGTTAGGGCGACCTTTAAGATTAAAGGAGTTGGAACTGTCGCCGGTTGCTATGTGAAAGATGGAGTAATCAGAAGAAATGCAAACGTTAGGCTTGTTAGAGATGGTGTTGTTATTTACGAAGGAAAGATTGCTTCTCTCAAGAGATTTAAAGATGATGTTAGGGAAGTTCAGGCCGGTTATGAGTGTGGTATAGGTCTTGAGAACTTTAACGACATTAAAGTTGGAGACGTTATTGAATGCTACACAATTGAAGAAGTAGCAAGAGAACTTTAA